In Halococcus hamelinensis 100A6, a single genomic region encodes these proteins:
- a CDS encoding LSM domain-containing protein, whose product MSGRPLDVLEATLGDRVTVRLKDGAAYAGELGGYDQHMNVVLDPAEEDPANDAATETVESTTIIRGDNVVSITP is encoded by the coding sequence ATGAGTGGACGACCCCTCGACGTGCTGGAGGCGACGCTCGGTGACCGCGTCACCGTCCGGCTGAAGGACGGCGCGGCCTACGCCGGCGAGCTCGGCGGCTACGACCAGCACATGAACGTGGTGCTCGACCCCGCGGAGGAGGACCCTGCGAACGACGCAGCGACCGAGACGGTCGAGAGCACAACGATTATCCGGGGCGACAACGTCGTGTCGATAACACCATGA